A window of the Pseudomonas gozinkensis genome harbors these coding sequences:
- the typA gene encoding translational GTPase TypA, producing MIENLRNIAIIAHVDHGKTTLVDKLLRQSGTLERNELNDERVMDSNDQEKERGITILAKNTAINWNGYHINIVDTPGHADFGGEVERVMSMVDSVLLLVDAQDGPMPQTRFVTKKAFEAGLRPIVVINKVDRPGARPDWVLDQIFDLFDNLGATEEQLDFQVVYASALNGIAGLDHTAMGEDMTALYQAVVDHVPPPAVDRDGPFQMQISALDYNSFLGVIGVGRIARGRVKPNTPVVAISADGKRRNGRILKLMGHHGLHRVDVEEAAAGDIVCISGFDELFISDTLCDINNVEAMKPLTVDEPTVSMTFQVNDSPFCGKEGKFVTSRNIKDRLDKELLYNVALRVEEGDSADKFKVSGRGELHLSVLIETMRREGFELALGRPEVIIREVDGVKQEPFENVTIDIPEESQGKVMEEMGLRKGDLSNMVPDGKGRVRLEYNIPARGLIGFRNQFLTLTNGAGILTSIFDRYAPVKSGHMSGRQNGVLVSVETGKALTYSLETLQARGKLFVEHGQEIYNGQIVGQNSRDNDLGVNPTKGKKLDNMRASGKDETIALVPPVRFTLEQALEYIQEDELCEVTPKSIRLRKKILDESERTRAAKKAKA from the coding sequence GTGATCGAAAATCTACGCAACATCGCCATCATTGCCCACGTTGACCATGGTAAGACCACCCTGGTAGACAAACTCCTGCGTCAATCCGGCACCCTGGAGCGCAACGAGCTCAACGACGAGCGCGTGATGGACTCCAACGACCAGGAAAAAGAGCGCGGCATTACCATTCTGGCGAAAAACACCGCCATCAACTGGAACGGCTACCACATCAACATCGTGGACACCCCGGGCCACGCCGACTTCGGCGGCGAAGTTGAGCGCGTTATGTCCATGGTTGACTCCGTGCTGCTGCTGGTCGACGCCCAAGACGGCCCTATGCCGCAAACCCGTTTCGTGACCAAGAAGGCTTTCGAAGCCGGCCTGCGTCCAATCGTGGTCATCAACAAGGTTGACCGTCCGGGCGCGCGTCCTGACTGGGTTCTGGACCAGATCTTCGATCTGTTCGACAACCTGGGCGCTACTGAAGAACAACTGGACTTCCAGGTTGTTTACGCTTCGGCCCTGAACGGCATCGCCGGTCTGGACCACACCGCCATGGGCGAAGACATGACCGCGCTGTACCAGGCGGTAGTCGACCACGTTCCGCCTCCGGCTGTTGACCGTGACGGTCCGTTCCAGATGCAGATCTCCGCTCTGGACTACAACAGCTTCCTGGGTGTTATCGGTGTTGGCCGTATCGCCCGTGGTCGCGTCAAGCCGAACACCCCGGTTGTCGCTATCAGCGCCGACGGCAAGCGCCGCAACGGTCGTATCCTGAAGCTGATGGGTCACCACGGTCTGCACCGCGTTGACGTTGAAGAAGCAGCGGCCGGCGACATCGTCTGCATCAGTGGTTTCGACGAGCTGTTCATCTCCGACACCCTGTGTGACATCAACAACGTCGAGGCGATGAAGCCTCTGACCGTTGACGAGCCAACCGTTTCCATGACCTTCCAGGTAAACGACTCGCCATTCTGCGGTAAAGAAGGCAAGTTCGTGACCTCCCGTAACATCAAGGATCGTCTGGACAAAGAGCTGCTGTACAACGTTGCACTGCGCGTTGAAGAAGGCGACTCGGCTGACAAGTTCAAGGTTTCCGGCCGTGGTGAGCTGCACCTCTCGGTACTGATCGAAACCATGCGTCGCGAAGGCTTCGAGCTGGCGCTGGGCCGTCCTGAAGTGATCATCCGTGAAGTTGACGGCGTGAAGCAGGAACCGTTCGAAAACGTAACCATCGACATCCCTGAAGAATCCCAGGGCAAGGTCATGGAAGAAATGGGTCTGCGTAAAGGCGACCTGAGCAACATGGTGCCGGATGGCAAGGGCCGTGTTCGTCTGGAATACAACATCCCTGCTCGCGGTCTGATCGGTTTCCGTAACCAGTTCCTGACCCTGACCAACGGTGCTGGCATCCTGACCTCGATCTTCGACCGTTACGCTCCAGTGAAGTCGGGCCACATGTCCGGCCGTCAGAACGGCGTTCTGGTTTCGGTTGAAACCGGCAAGGCGCTGACCTACTCCCTGGAAACCCTGCAGGCTCGTGGCAAGCTGTTCGTAGAACACGGCCAGGAGATCTACAACGGTCAGATCGTTGGTCAGAACTCCCGCGACAACGACCTGGGTGTGAACCCTACCAAAGGCAAGAAGCTCGACAACATGCGTGCTTCGGGTAAAGACGAAACCATCGCTCTGGTCCCACCTGTTCGCTTCACCCTGGAACAGGCTCTGGAATACATCCAGGAAGACGAGCTGTGCGAAGTCACTCCTAAGTCCATCCGTCTTCGCAAGAAGATCCTGGACGAAAGCGAGCGTACCCGCGCTGCCAAGAAAGCCAAGGCATAA
- a CDS encoding glycogen/starch/alpha-glucan phosphorylase: MTQEPLVREAEVAAFRDAVLTKLTYAVGKDPDHAFDHDWFEAIALAARDHMVEHWMDHTRQIYRKGQKRVYYLSLEFLIGRLLYDSLSNLGLLDVAREALTELGVDLERIRILEPDAALGNGGLGRLAACFMESMSTLGIAGHGYGIRYEHGLFRQAIVDGWQQEQTEHWLDFGNPWEFERPEVVYSIGFGGSVETVTDVSGKSKQVWHPAETVRAIAYDTPVVGWRGASVNTLRLWRARAMEDLHLERFNAGDHLGAVAEVARAESISRVLYPADSTEAGQELRLRQEYFFVAASLQDLLRRHRNMHTSVLTLGDHAAIQLNDTHPSIAVAELMRQLVDVYDVAWDAAWQVTVDTLSYTNHTLLPEALETWPVGLMERMLPRHMQIIYLINAQHIDSLRAKGIHDFDVLRAVSLIEEDNGRRVRMGNLAFLGSHSVNGVSGLHTQLMRKTVFSELHKLYPERINNKTNGITFRRWLYQANPELTSMLVDSLGPDVLDNPEQRLLDLEPFAEKPAFRKAFAEQRLHSKKALAYLIHERLGIAVNPAAMFDVQVKRIHEYKRQLLNLMHTVALYQAIRAEPEIDWVPRVKIFAGKAAASYHQAKLIIKLTNDIARVVNNDPTVRGLLKVVFLPNYNVSLAESIIPAADLSEQISTAGFEASGTSNMKFGLNGALTIGTLDGANVEMCERIGAEHMFIFGLSAQQVEARKQNHEFSALPDIAASHRLNDVLQAIRSGVFSPDDTSRYTGLIDSLVDYDRFLVCADFDSYWEAQMRVDALWHDSNNWWRSAVLNTSRMGWFSSDRTIREYATDIWKALE; encoded by the coding sequence ATGACTCAAGAACCACTAGTTCGCGAAGCAGAGGTGGCCGCATTCCGCGACGCCGTCCTGACCAAACTCACCTACGCGGTGGGCAAAGACCCGGATCACGCCTTCGACCATGACTGGTTCGAAGCCATCGCGCTGGCGGCGCGCGATCACATGGTCGAGCACTGGATGGACCACACCCGGCAGATCTACCGCAAAGGCCAGAAGCGGGTGTATTACCTCTCGCTGGAATTTCTCATCGGCCGCTTGCTGTACGACAGCCTGAGCAACCTCGGTCTGCTGGACGTCGCCCGTGAAGCGCTGACCGAACTGGGCGTCGATCTGGAGCGCATCCGCATCCTGGAGCCGGATGCGGCGCTGGGCAACGGTGGCCTCGGACGCCTGGCGGCGTGCTTCATGGAAAGCATGTCGACCCTCGGCATCGCCGGCCACGGCTACGGGATTCGTTATGAGCACGGGTTGTTCCGCCAGGCCATCGTCGACGGCTGGCAACAGGAACAGACCGAGCACTGGCTGGATTTCGGCAATCCCTGGGAGTTCGAGCGGCCGGAAGTCGTGTATTCCATCGGCTTTGGTGGCAGCGTCGAGACCGTCACCGATGTCAGTGGCAAGAGCAAACAGGTCTGGCATCCGGCGGAAACCGTCCGGGCGATTGCCTACGACACCCCGGTGGTCGGCTGGCGCGGGGCAAGCGTCAACACTTTGCGCCTGTGGCGGGCCCGGGCCATGGAAGATCTGCACCTGGAGCGCTTCAACGCCGGTGACCACCTCGGAGCGGTCGCCGAAGTGGCCCGGGCCGAAAGTATTTCCCGCGTGCTCTACCCGGCGGACAGCACCGAAGCCGGGCAGGAACTGCGCCTGCGTCAGGAATACTTCTTCGTCGCCGCGTCGCTTCAGGATTTGCTGCGCCGTCACCGCAACATGCACACCTCGGTACTGACTCTCGGCGATCACGCGGCAATCCAGCTCAACGACACGCACCCCTCGATCGCCGTTGCCGAACTGATGCGCCAGTTGGTCGACGTCTACGACGTGGCCTGGGACGCGGCGTGGCAAGTCACCGTCGATACGCTGTCGTACACCAACCACACGCTGCTGCCCGAAGCGCTGGAAACCTGGCCGGTGGGGCTGATGGAGCGCATGTTGCCGCGACACATGCAGATCATTTACCTGATCAACGCCCAGCACATCGATTCGCTGCGGGCCAAGGGCATCCACGATTTCGACGTGCTGCGCGCGGTGTCGCTGATCGAGGAAGACAACGGCCGCCGGGTGCGCATGGGCAATCTCGCGTTTCTCGGTTCCCACAGCGTCAACGGCGTGTCTGGCCTGCACACGCAACTGATGCGCAAAACCGTGTTCTCCGAACTGCACAAGCTGTATCCGGAGCGGATCAACAACAAGACCAACGGCATCACCTTCCGCCGCTGGCTGTATCAAGCCAACCCGGAACTGACGTCGATGCTGGTCGATTCCCTCGGCCCGGACGTGTTGGATAACCCGGAACAGCGTCTGCTCGATCTTGAGCCGTTCGCCGAGAAACCCGCCTTCCGCAAAGCCTTTGCCGAACAGCGGCTGCACAGCAAAAAGGCCCTCGCTTACCTGATCCATGAACGGCTGGGGATCGCGGTCAATCCGGCGGCGATGTTCGACGTGCAGGTCAAACGGATCCACGAATACAAACGCCAGTTGCTCAACCTGATGCACACCGTCGCGCTGTATCAGGCGATCCGCGCCGAGCCGGAAATCGACTGGGTGCCGCGGGTGAAAATCTTCGCCGGCAAGGCAGCGGCGAGTTATCACCAGGCCAAGCTGATCATCAAGCTGACCAACGACATCGCCCGGGTGGTGAACAACGACCCGACCGTGCGCGGCCTGCTCAAAGTGGTGTTCCTGCCCAACTACAACGTCAGCCTGGCGGAAAGCATCATTCCGGCGGCTGACCTGTCGGAGCAGATCTCCACCGCCGGTTTCGAGGCCTCGGGCACCAGTAACATGAAGTTCGGCCTGAACGGCGCGCTGACCATCGGTACCCTCGACGGCGCCAACGTGGAAATGTGCGAGCGTATTGGCGCCGAGCACATGTTCATTTTCGGCCTCAGTGCCCAGCAGGTCGAGGCGCGCAAGCAGAACCACGAGTTCAGCGCCTTGCCGGATATCGCTGCGTCCCATCGCCTCAACGATGTGTTGCAGGCGATCCGCAGCGGGGTGTTCTCGCCGGACGACACGTCGCGCTACACCGGGCTGATCGACTCGCTGGTGGATTACGACCGGTTCCTGGTCTGCGCCGATTTCGACTCCTACTGGGAGGCGCAGATGCGTGTCGACGCGCTCTGGCACGACTCCAACAACTGGTGGCGTTCGGCGGTGCTGAATACCTCGCGCATGGGCTGGTTCTCGTCCGACCGGACGATCCGCGAGTACGCCACGGATATCTGGAAGGCACTGGAGTAA
- a CDS encoding DUF2339 domain-containing protein, whose translation MQWMFMLIGLLLGWLLDESFSDALLGALLGLAIGQAMRIARLGSQAAEQQRQLDHAKIALQGVEQRLFLLEGAPAHSPAPPSVAPASETIVEPVTVFEQPSAAEPELVWELPPELEPVAVAASEPSQPLPADVWRPEPVTREPQPPAEPRGPNLIERGISAARNWLFGGNTVLRVGVVLLFFGLAFLLRYATEGMVVPIELRYAGVAAAALGLLALGWWLRHRNSSYALMLQGTGIAVLYLTVFAAMRLHPLLDPSAALGLLVAVTVFSAILAITQDSLALACVAALGGFAAPILTSTGAGNHVALFSYFALLNAGILAIAWFKAWRLLNLIGFVGTFGIGFAWGLRSYTPELLWSTEPFLILFFLMYLAIGLLFARRKLLDLPDAPADGDREALLHWSARKGDYVDGTMLFGPPLVGFGLQFALVQHLEFAAAFSALALGMIYMALAKVLMGGRALLLGETCLALGVIFASLAIPLGLDARWTSAAWAVEGAGIFWLGLRQQRPLARAFALLLQLGSALAFLSQLRVGESSLLDGAPLGALMLGAALLFSFYQLRKALPEQTSPWERQGLPVLACLGLTFLYLLAPLFFFTQGTAISWALAGLVTLFVGLRLQSRTFLFTAFAVQLLGGALFLLRLQGAGEDSAAVFSAGWSGLLSASLIGLALIAGMLLAARDEMVRSDVRLLRGLSLVLLAGLVLINLAVLFVLPWQTASAVWAASGLLIIWLSLYLKQRVSFVFGLLLQLIGGAAFLLAGPELLGPLSSEGLRPLAHGGFWTPLVLGLAAMIGAWRLQLGNHASAFDVLSLQRLSEVLLVWGAGWWALAWISEVLRFTPLNLQATLLLLVAALSVALWTLLALRLKWPSLGLLCTVLIPAAGLVLLGAWHSRYHPAADFGWLAWVAVFVVHFISLRRLAPMLPARSLSTAHVLGCWLLIGVLALELRYGLLLLSEQYNAWRWLGWAILPSVYLLLMAAPRQWPWPVAAFPREYRLYAAAPLAVLMLVWFWLANGVSDGNAEPLPYVPLLNPLELGLLFALFGVYVWSRSAVAELSIRQDYAAYATQLIAGVSLFAFCTALVTRAAHHWAGIPFELDLLLESMLVQAGLSIVWTLMALGLMIGGHLRHRREVWLIGAALIALVVAKLIFVELSNRGGLARIVSFIGVGVLLLVVGYFAPLPPKRVDAAPAADKPAPETEGVSS comes from the coding sequence ATGCAATGGATGTTCATGTTGATCGGGCTGCTGCTCGGCTGGCTGCTCGACGAGTCGTTCAGCGATGCGCTGTTGGGCGCGTTGCTGGGGCTCGCCATCGGGCAGGCGATGCGCATTGCCCGGCTCGGTTCGCAGGCTGCCGAGCAACAGCGTCAGCTGGATCACGCGAAGATCGCGTTGCAGGGCGTCGAACAGCGACTGTTTCTGCTGGAGGGCGCTCCGGCGCATTCGCCAGCGCCGCCGAGCGTCGCGCCGGCCAGCGAAACGATCGTTGAACCCGTCACGGTATTTGAACAACCCTCTGCCGCAGAACCCGAGCTGGTCTGGGAACTGCCACCGGAACTCGAACCTGTTGCTGTCGCCGCTAGCGAACCGAGCCAGCCGCTGCCGGCCGATGTCTGGCGCCCGGAACCTGTCACCCGCGAACCACAACCGCCTGCCGAACCTCGTGGCCCGAACCTTATCGAGCGCGGCATCAGCGCTGCGCGTAACTGGCTGTTCGGTGGCAATACCGTGCTGCGGGTCGGCGTGGTGCTGTTGTTCTTTGGTCTGGCCTTCCTGCTGCGCTACGCCACCGAAGGCATGGTGGTGCCGATCGAATTGCGTTACGCCGGGGTCGCGGCGGCGGCGCTGGGATTGCTGGCGCTGGGCTGGTGGTTGCGCCATCGCAACAGCAGCTACGCCTTGATGCTGCAAGGCACCGGGATCGCGGTGTTGTACCTGACGGTGTTCGCGGCGATGCGTCTGCACCCGCTGCTCGATCCGTCTGCCGCGCTGGGATTGTTGGTGGCTGTGACGGTGTTCTCGGCCATTCTGGCCATCACTCAGGATTCCCTGGCCCTGGCCTGCGTCGCCGCACTGGGCGGTTTCGCCGCGCCGATCCTGACTTCTACGGGCGCCGGCAACCATGTCGCGCTGTTCAGTTATTTCGCATTGCTCAACGCCGGCATTCTGGCCATCGCCTGGTTCAAGGCCTGGCGCCTGCTCAACCTGATCGGCTTCGTTGGCACCTTCGGCATCGGTTTCGCCTGGGGCCTGCGTTCGTACACGCCGGAACTGTTGTGGAGCACCGAGCCGTTCCTGATTCTGTTCTTCCTGATGTACCTGGCCATCGGCCTGCTGTTCGCCCGACGCAAGTTGCTGGACCTGCCGGATGCACCGGCCGACGGTGACCGCGAGGCGCTGCTGCACTGGTCGGCGCGCAAGGGTGACTACGTCGACGGGACGATGCTGTTCGGTCCGCCGCTGGTGGGCTTCGGTCTGCAATTCGCGCTGGTCCAGCATCTGGAATTCGCCGCCGCGTTCAGTGCGTTGGCGCTGGGCATGATCTACATGGCCCTCGCCAAAGTGCTGATGGGCGGACGCGCATTGTTGCTGGGTGAGACTTGCCTGGCGCTCGGCGTGATTTTCGCCAGCCTGGCGATTCCATTGGGGCTGGATGCGCGCTGGACCTCCGCCGCCTGGGCGGTGGAGGGCGCGGGGATTTTCTGGCTCGGCTTGCGTCAGCAACGGCCGTTGGCCCGGGCCTTCGCATTGCTGCTGCAACTGGGCTCGGCACTGGCGTTTCTCAGCCAGTTGCGCGTTGGCGAAAGCAGTCTGCTCGACGGTGCGCCGCTGGGCGCATTGATGCTCGGCGCGGCGTTGTTGTTCAGCTTCTATCAATTGCGCAAGGCGTTGCCGGAGCAAACTTCACCGTGGGAGCGTCAGGGCTTGCCGGTGCTGGCGTGTCTCGGGCTGACCTTCCTGTATCTGCTGGCGCCGCTGTTCTTCTTTACTCAGGGCACGGCGATCAGTTGGGCGCTGGCCGGTCTGGTGACCTTGTTCGTCGGCTTGCGCCTGCAATCGCGCACCTTCCTGTTCACCGCGTTTGCCGTGCAACTGCTCGGCGGGGCGTTGTTCCTGTTGCGCCTGCAAGGAGCGGGCGAGGATTCGGCGGCGGTGTTCAGCGCCGGGTGGAGCGGTCTGCTCAGCGCATCGCTGATCGGTCTGGCGCTGATCGCCGGCATGCTGCTGGCGGCGCGCGACGAGATGGTGCGCAGCGATGTTCGTCTGCTGCGCGGTTTGTCGTTGGTGCTGCTGGCGGGTCTGGTGCTGATCAATCTGGCGGTGTTGTTCGTGCTGCCATGGCAAACCGCGAGCGCGGTGTGGGCGGCCAGTGGCTTGCTGATCATCTGGCTCAGCCTGTACCTCAAGCAGCGCGTGAGTTTTGTCTTCGGTCTGCTGTTGCAACTGATCGGCGGCGCGGCGTTTTTGCTGGCAGGCCCCGAATTGCTCGGGCCGCTGTCCAGCGAAGGGCTGCGACCGCTGGCCCATGGCGGATTCTGGACGCCACTGGTGTTGGGCCTGGCAGCGATGATCGGGGCGTGGCGCCTGCAACTGGGCAATCACGCTTCGGCGTTCGACGTGCTGAGTCTGCAGCGCCTGTCCGAAGTGTTGCTGGTGTGGGGCGCCGGTTGGTGGGCGCTGGCGTGGATCAGCGAAGTGCTGCGGTTTACGCCGCTGAATCTGCAGGCAACGCTGTTGCTGCTGGTGGCCGCACTGAGCGTCGCGTTGTGGACGCTGTTGGCCCTGCGTCTGAAATGGCCGTCGCTCGGGTTGCTCTGCACCGTGCTGATTCCGGCGGCCGGGCTGGTGTTGCTCGGTGCGTGGCATTCTCGCTATCACCCGGCGGCGGATTTCGGCTGGCTGGCCTGGGTCGCGGTGTTCGTTGTGCATTTCATCAGCCTGCGGCGTCTGGCGCCGATGTTGCCAGCGCGGTCCTTGAGCACGGCGCATGTGCTCGGTTGCTGGCTGCTGATCGGCGTGCTGGCGCTGGAGTTGCGTTACGGCCTGCTGCTGTTGTCCGAGCAATACAACGCCTGGCGCTGGCTGGGCTGGGCGATTCTGCCGAGTGTGTATCTGTTGCTGATGGCCGCACCGCGTCAGTGGCCGTGGCCGGTGGCGGCGTTCCCTCGGGAATATCGCCTGTACGCGGCGGCGCCGCTGGCGGTGTTGATGCTGGTCTGGTTCTGGCTGGCCAATGGCGTCAGCGATGGCAATGCCGAGCCGCTGCCTTATGTACCGCTGCTCAACCCGCTGGAGTTGGGTCTGCTGTTTGCGTTGTTCGGTGTCTACGTCTGGTCGCGCAGCGCCGTTGCCGAGCTGTCGATCCGCCAGGATTACGCGGCTTACGCAACGCAACTGATCGCTGGTGTTTCGCTGTTCGCGTTCTGCACTGCGCTGGTCACCCGCGCCGCGCACCATTGGGCCGGCATTCCGTTCGAGCTGGATCTGCTGCTCGAATCGATGCTGGTGCAGGCCGGTCTGTCCATCGTCTGGACGCTGATGGCGCTCGGACTGATGATCGGCGGGCACCTGCGCCATCGCCGCGAAGTGTGGTTGATCGGCGCGGCGCTGATTGCGCTGGTGGTGGCCAAACTGATTTTTGTCGAATTGAGCAACCGTGGCGGACTGGCCCGGATCGTCTCGTTCATCGGCGTCGGCGTGTTGCTGCTGGTGGTGGGCTACTTTGCGCCGCTGCCGCCCAAACGCGTCGACGCTGCACCGGCGGCGGACAAACCGGCCCCGGAAACCGAAGGAGTGTCGTCTTGA
- a CDS encoding YkgJ family cysteine cluster protein has product MMKPNLIAAAEIDRLDTWAKYSAPMCGSCVSSCCTLPVEVKIKDLVRIGVVDEFELGDPPKNIAKRLQKEGLVERFNQKSGIFTLQRMSNNDCYYLDRKSRLCTIYDKRPDTCRNHPKIGPRPGYCAYKPKEVERVQNSRSIERF; this is encoded by the coding sequence ATGATGAAGCCCAACCTGATCGCCGCAGCCGAGATCGACCGTCTCGATACCTGGGCCAAATATTCGGCCCCGATGTGCGGCTCGTGCGTTTCCAGCTGCTGCACGCTGCCGGTCGAGGTCAAGATCAAGGATCTGGTGCGCATCGGTGTGGTCGACGAGTTCGAACTGGGCGACCCGCCGAAGAACATCGCCAAGCGTCTGCAAAAAGAAGGTCTGGTCGAGCGCTTCAACCAGAAGTCGGGGATCTTCACCCTGCAGCGCATGAGCAACAACGATTGCTATTACCTGGATCGTAAGAGCCGCCTGTGCACCATTTATGACAAGCGCCCGGACACCTGCCGCAACCACCCGAAGATCGGCCCGCGCCCGGGCTATTGCGCGTACAAGCCGAAGGAAGTGGAGCGGGTGCAGAATTCGCGGTCGATCGAACGCTTCTGA